From Candidatus Woesearchaeota archaeon, a single genomic window includes:
- a CDS encoding L-lactate permease, translated as MNTVIIAITPIILLIIFLILKKPLYIAAPITFIYTLIISTTHWLIKQEYVTAAITKALLISIDIILIITGAILFLEFLKKTGLIKKIEQQITQISTDKRIQAIIIIWFFGSFIEGTAGFGTPAAITAPLLVAIGFPAILAVTLALIGNSTAVVFGAVGTPIRIGYSGLETTFVAETAGLINLIAGLIIPVLIIATITYYEKQPIQKFKEMIPYAIWAGLCFLIPYYLLTYIGPEFPSLLGPIIGLIIIMYTTKKKLFVPKNVKNVIKEKKSQLKNLMPYAILTTLLLLGKYVLPSKTITIQPTVTHNLTLYNPGIIFIITILILTTIIKNSYKHIKPILKETTKKLINPFLTILFITATIQILILTSFNNKNIPGMLTTITQTITTKNFLIISPTIGAFGSFLSGSATVSNILFGAFQQETAQIIGISTFLVLALQVIGAGIGNMISLTNIIAAQTTVNLKNQEIKILKKTIMPAIIYLIIATITGILISKII; from the coding sequence ATGAACACAGTAATTATAGCAATTACACCTATAATACTACTAATAATATTCTTAATACTAAAAAAACCCTTGTACATAGCAGCACCAATAACATTTATTTACACACTAATAATAAGCACGACTCACTGGTTAATAAAACAAGAATACGTAACAGCAGCAATAACAAAAGCACTACTAATATCAATAGATATAATACTAATAATAACAGGAGCAATCCTATTCCTAGAATTCCTAAAAAAAACAGGGCTAATAAAAAAAATAGAACAACAAATAACACAAATAAGCACAGACAAAAGAATACAAGCAATAATAATAATATGGTTCTTCGGAAGCTTCATAGAAGGAACAGCGGGATTTGGAACACCTGCAGCAATAACCGCGCCACTACTAGTAGCAATAGGATTCCCTGCTATACTAGCAGTAACACTAGCACTAATAGGGAACTCAACAGCAGTAGTATTTGGAGCAGTAGGAACCCCTATAAGAATAGGATACTCAGGACTAGAAACAACGTTTGTAGCAGAAACAGCAGGACTCATAAACTTAATAGCAGGACTCATAATACCAGTACTAATCATAGCAACAATAACCTACTACGAAAAACAACCAATACAAAAATTTAAAGAAATGATACCCTACGCGATATGGGCAGGACTATGCTTCCTAATACCCTACTACTTATTAACGTACATAGGACCAGAATTCCCCTCACTACTAGGACCAATAATAGGACTCATCATAATAATGTATACAACAAAGAAAAAACTATTCGTACCAAAAAACGTAAAAAACGTAATAAAAGAAAAAAAATCACAACTAAAAAACTTAATGCCCTACGCGATACTAACAACACTATTACTACTAGGAAAATATGTACTACCATCAAAAACAATAACAATACAACCAACAGTAACCCATAACTTAACACTATACAACCCAGGAATAATATTCATAATAACAATACTGATACTAACAACAATAATAAAAAACAGCTACAAACACATAAAACCAATACTAAAAGAAACCACGAAGAAATTAATAAATCCATTCTTAACAATACTATTCATAACAGCAACAATACAAATACTAATACTAACAAGCTTCAACAACAAAAACATACCAGGAATGCTAACAACAATAACACAAACAATAACAACAAAAAACTTCCTAATAATATCCCCCACAATAGGCGCATTCGGATCATTCCTATCAGGAAGCGCAACAGTATCAAACATATTATTCGGAGCATTCCAACAAGAAACAGCACAAATAATAGGCATAAGCACATTCCTAGTATTAGCATTACAAGTAATCGGCGCAGGAATAGGAAACATGATATCACTAACAAACATAATAGCGGCACAAACAACAGTCAACCTAAAAAACCAAGAAATAAAAATACTAAAAAAAACAATCATGCCTGCAATCATATACTTAATAATAGCAACAATCACAGGAATACTAATATCAAAAATAATCTAA
- a CDS encoding metallophosphoesterase — protein sequence MKHQETTITQPENKQEHLVTKLIMFITLYLLLNYFIISEIYYFLEIPKNTWFSIILIIMSFSYVLGAAAIRYSNNVLAKTINIIGSTWLGIVAIAFIILVLVELLLFLKIIIPEQRIILTFITITAITIYALINATYTHKKTINITTNKIKKPITLIQVSDIHIGATHKKNFLERIIQKINEEKPDITVITGDLIDGKHKYEKNYFDVLRKIKSETYMVLGNHEEMTGIKTVKELLRKSNIKILENQKIKKQEINIIGINDTDKKRKMILELNKINTNPKEYNVLLFHRPIGFKQARKKIDLMLTGHTHAGQIFPLNLILRFFYKKIKGLKKKQNSYLYVSPGTGWWGPPMRLGSKNEITIFKIKPEQK from the coding sequence ATGAAGCACCAAGAAACAACAATAACCCAGCCAGAAAACAAACAAGAACACTTAGTAACAAAACTAATAATGTTCATAACCCTATACTTATTACTAAATTATTTTATAATATCAGAAATATACTATTTCTTAGAAATACCAAAAAACACTTGGTTCAGCATAATACTAATAATAATGTCATTCTCCTACGTATTAGGAGCAGCAGCAATAAGATACTCAAACAATGTATTAGCAAAAACAATAAACATCATAGGATCAACGTGGCTAGGAATAGTCGCAATAGCATTCATAATACTAGTACTAGTAGAACTACTACTATTCCTAAAAATAATAATACCTGAACAAAGAATAATACTAACGTTCATAACAATAACGGCAATAACAATATACGCACTAATAAACGCTACATACACACACAAAAAAACAATAAACATAACAACAAACAAAATAAAAAAACCAATAACGCTAATACAAGTATCAGACATACACATAGGCGCAACACACAAAAAAAACTTCCTAGAAAGAATAATACAAAAAATAAACGAAGAAAAACCAGACATAACAGTAATAACAGGGGACCTAATAGATGGAAAACACAAATACGAAAAAAACTATTTTGACGTACTAAGAAAAATAAAATCAGAAACATACATGGTACTAGGAAACCACGAAGAAATGACAGGAATAAAAACAGTAAAAGAACTACTAAGAAAATCAAACATAAAAATACTAGAAAATCAAAAAATCAAGAAACAAGAAATAAACATAATAGGCATAAATGACACAGACAAAAAAAGAAAAATGATTCTAGAATTAAACAAAATAAACACGAACCCAAAAGAATACAACGTACTACTATTTCACAGACCAATAGGATTCAAACAAGCAAGAAAAAAAATAGATTTAATGCTAACAGGACACACCCACGCAGGCCAAATATTTCCTTTGAACTTAATACTAAGATTCTTTTACAAAAAAATAAAAGGACTAAAAAAGAAACAAAACTCTTATTTATACGTATCACCGGGAACAGGATGGTGGGGACCCCCGATGAGACTAGGATCAAAAAACGAAATAACCATATTCAAAATAAAACCTGAACAAAAATGA
- a CDS encoding A24 family peptidase, with product MIQQTIILGALILGTITDLKKREVPDTLNFSLIALGLIISIALSIHNQTITYLLNAVTGLITGYAIGALFYYTGQWGGGDAKLIIGIGTIMGINPLLITKTIPLFLVFIITSLLVGAIYGLTWMIVLTIKNYESFKKEYCTITKNNKNKNKITKIILIITTTLIIIGLILKINTQLITMSYILILLITMMLYSKNILKAIEKTALIKKTNINQVTEGDWTPQEFKFKQKTIKPSKTGLTTQEIQYLKQKGIKNIIIKQGIPFVPSFLIAYIIILILGNWLPLMM from the coding sequence ATGATACAACAAACAATCATACTAGGAGCACTAATTCTAGGAACAATCACGGACCTAAAAAAAAGAGAAGTACCAGATACTCTTAACTTCTCGTTAATAGCACTAGGACTAATAATAAGCATAGCATTATCAATACACAATCAAACAATCACTTACCTATTAAACGCAGTCACAGGACTAATAACAGGATACGCAATAGGTGCATTATTTTATTACACAGGACAATGGGGAGGAGGAGACGCAAAACTAATAATAGGAATAGGAACAATAATGGGGATAAACCCTTTACTAATAACAAAAACAATACCATTATTCCTAGTATTCATAATAACTTCGTTACTAGTAGGAGCAATATACGGATTAACGTGGATGATAGTCTTAACAATAAAAAATTATGAATCATTCAAAAAAGAATACTGCACAATAACAAAAAACAACAAGAACAAAAATAAAATAACAAAAATAATACTAATAATAACAACTACGTTGATAATAATAGGGCTAATACTAAAAATAAACACTCAACTAATAACAATGAGCTACATATTAATATTGCTAATAACGATGATGCTCTACTCAAAGAACATATTAAAAGCAATAGAAAAAACAGCACTAATAAAAAAAACAAACATAAACCAAGTAACAGAAGGAGACTGGACACCACAAGAATTTAAATTCAAACAAAAAACAATAAAACCAAGCAAAACAGGACTAACAACACAAGAAATACAATACTTAAAACAAAAAGGAATAAAAAACATAATAATAAAACAAGGAATACCATTCGTACCAAGCTTCCTAATAGCATACATAATAATACTAATACTAGGAAACTGGTTACCTTTAATGATGTGA
- the pta gene encoding phosphate acetyltransferase — protein MSILDDIKVRARESPKRIVFPEGDDVRVLRACRIIRDENIGFPVILRGSKAKILLEKNNISCDGLELVDESIIDLGSYVSLLVEKRKHKSLSAEDAKSLVKDVNYLGVLMVESGFVDCMISGAVHPTASVLRPALQIIKTKPGVNTASSFFIVCKDDLTYFFSDCAFVINPDENELCDIALSTARSAETLGFSPRVALLSFSTKGSAEHESLIKIRNALSLIKEKNPGLVVDGELQLDSAIVPDVAKLKCGDSVIKGDANVLVFPDLNSGNIGYKLVERLGGFMAIGPIVQGLRKPVNDLSRGCGVDDIVRVAMITVVEVGK, from the coding sequence ATGAGTATCTTGGATGATATTAAAGTCAGAGCTAGGGAGTCTCCTAAGAGGATTGTTTTTCCTGAGGGTGATGATGTTCGTGTTCTGAGGGCTTGTAGGATTATTCGTGATGAAAATATTGGTTTTCCTGTTATTCTTCGTGGTTCTAAGGCGAAGATTTTGTTGGAGAAAAATAATATTTCTTGTGATGGTTTAGAGTTGGTTGATGAATCTATTATTGATTTGGGTTCTTATGTTTCTTTGCTTGTTGAGAAGCGTAAGCATAAATCTTTGAGTGCTGAGGATGCTAAGTCTTTGGTTAAAGATGTTAATTATCTTGGTGTTTTGATGGTTGAGTCTGGTTTTGTTGATTGTATGATTTCTGGTGCTGTTCATCCTACTGCTTCTGTTCTTAGGCCTGCTTTGCAGATTATTAAGACTAAGCCAGGCGTTAATACTGCTTCTAGTTTTTTTATTGTTTGTAAGGATGATTTGACTTATTTTTTTAGTGATTGTGCTTTTGTTATTAATCCTGATGAGAATGAGCTTTGTGATATTGCTTTGAGTACTGCGCGTAGTGCTGAAACTTTAGGGTTTTCGCCTAGGGTTGCTTTGCTTAGTTTTTCTACTAAGGGTAGCGCGGAGCATGAGTCTTTGATTAAGATTAGGAATGCTTTGAGTCTTATTAAGGAGAAAAATCCTGGTTTGGTTGTTGATGGCGAGTTACAGCTTGATTCTGCTATTGTTCCTGATGTTGCTAAGTTGAAATGTGGTGATTCTGTTATTAAGGGTGATGCTAACGTGTTAGTTTTTCCTGATCTTAATTCTGGTAATATTGGTTATAAGTTGGTTGAGCGTTTAGGTGGTTTCATGGCTATTGGTCCTATTGTTCAGGGTCTTAGGAAGCCCGTTAATGATCTTAGTAGGGGTTGTGGCGTGGATGATATTGTTCGTGTCGCGATGATTACTGTTGTTGAGGTTGGTAAATGA
- a CDS encoding acetate kinase, with amino-acid sequence MNVLVINCGSSSVKFKVINSVSRDVLVKGHVDGIGLDSCVLKLNGSETKLFVDTHESALKEIFKVVDVNVIDCVGHRVVHGGQKYVDSVIIDDDVVKAIGDLCDLAPLHNPANLQGIKACMSLLKGKKQVAVFDTSFHQSMAKDAFLYGVPLELYESFSVRKYGFHGISHSYLYGEVKRVLGRDINVISCHLGNGASVACINQGRVVDTSMGFTPLDGLVMGTRSGGVDPGLLIYLQKIKDLGPDELCDFLNKESGLKGICGFSDVRVIHEKAELGDERCGLALDVFVWRLKHFIGAYLGLMRDRTDVLVFSAGIGEGAFYLRKKVCDELSHLGFWLDDDKNNRHDLFISKDDSPIKIMVVPTDEELMIALEALKLVKSTS; translated from the coding sequence ATGAATGTTCTTGTGATTAATTGCGGTAGTTCTAGTGTTAAGTTTAAGGTTATTAATTCTGTTTCTAGGGATGTTTTGGTTAAGGGTCATGTTGATGGTATTGGTTTGGATTCTTGTGTTTTGAAGTTAAATGGTTCTGAGACTAAGTTGTTTGTTGATACTCATGAGTCTGCTTTGAAAGAAATTTTTAAGGTTGTTGATGTTAATGTTATTGATTGTGTTGGTCATCGAGTTGTTCATGGAGGTCAGAAGTACGTTGATTCTGTGATTATTGATGATGATGTTGTTAAAGCTATTGGGGACTTATGTGATCTTGCTCCTTTGCATAATCCTGCTAATCTTCAAGGTATTAAAGCTTGTATGAGTCTTCTTAAGGGTAAGAAACAAGTGGCTGTTTTTGATACTTCTTTTCATCAGTCTATGGCTAAGGATGCTTTTCTTTATGGTGTTCCTTTAGAGTTGTATGAATCTTTTAGTGTTAGAAAGTATGGTTTTCATGGTATTTCTCATAGTTATTTGTATGGTGAAGTTAAAAGAGTTTTAGGTAGGGATATTAATGTTATTAGTTGTCATCTTGGTAATGGTGCTAGTGTTGCTTGTATTAATCAAGGAAGAGTTGTTGATACCAGCATGGGTTTTACTCCTCTTGATGGCTTAGTAATGGGTACTAGGAGTGGCGGTGTTGATCCTGGTTTGCTTATTTATTTGCAGAAAATTAAGGATTTAGGTCCTGATGAGCTTTGTGATTTTCTTAATAAGGAGTCTGGTTTGAAGGGTATTTGTGGTTTTTCTGATGTTCGTGTTATTCATGAGAAAGCTGAATTGGGTGATGAGCGTTGCGGGCTCGCGCTTGATGTTTTTGTGTGGCGTTTAAAGCATTTTATTGGTGCTTATCTTGGTTTGATGCGTGATAGGACTGATGTTCTCGTGTTTAGTGCGGGTATTGGTGAGGGTGCTTTTTATTTGCGTAAGAAGGTTTGTGATGAGCTTAGTCATCTTGGTTTTTGGTTGGATGATGATAAAAATAATAGGCATGATTTGTTTATTTCTAAGGATGATTCTCCTATTAAAATCATGGTTGTTCCTACGGATGAAGAATTGATGATTGCTTTGGAAGCTTTAAAATTAGTTAAATCCACTTCTTAG
- a CDS encoding 30S ribosomal protein S12, whose amino-acid sequence MSKKASGINAGTKLIKRRTEQKKKYKWYAKKLGLKEKSDPLEGSSQASGIVLEKVQREAKQPNSAMRKCVRVQLVKNSRQITAFLPGDGAQKMVDEHDEVVVECMGGNMGRAKGDLPGVRWQVIKVNDQSLEALLNGKLQKARK is encoded by the coding sequence ATGAGTAAAAAAGCATCAGGAATAAACGCAGGAACAAAACTAATTAAGAGAAGAACTGAACAGAAAAAGAAATACAAATGGTACGCTAAAAAACTCGGCTTAAAAGAGAAATCAGACCCATTAGAAGGCTCAAGTCAAGCTTCAGGAATAGTACTAGAAAAAGTACAAAGAGAAGCAAAACAACCAAATTCAGCAATGAGAAAATGCGTCCGTGTACAACTAGTTAAGAACAGCAGACAAATAACAGCTTTCTTACCAGGAGACGGAGCTCAAAAAATGGTTGACGAACACGACGAAGTAGTCGTAGAGTGCATGGGTGGTAACATGGGCAGAGCAAAAGGAGACTTACCAGGAGTAAGATGGCAAGTAATCAAAGTAAACGATCAAAGCCTAGAAGCACTTCTAAACGGCAAATTACAAAAAGCTAGGAAATAA
- a CDS encoding NusA-like transcription termination signal-binding factor yields MKTKYDVQTLQIMTMFEKITRAKLKDCFTNKDKLYFIVQHGELRKALGDKKENVQKLVKATNRNIKIVEFNPNVLDFVKNIMHPLKMEDINMIEGIITIKGTDTKTKGLMIGARAQNLRNYEDIVKKYFEEIKEIKVV; encoded by the coding sequence ATGAAGACTAAATACGATGTGCAAACACTGCAAATAATGACTATGTTCGAAAAAATAACGAGAGCAAAACTAAAAGACTGCTTCACGAACAAAGACAAATTGTATTTCATCGTACAACACGGAGAACTAAGAAAAGCACTCGGAGATAAAAAAGAAAACGTTCAAAAACTCGTCAAAGCAACTAATAGAAACATTAAAATAGTGGAATTTAATCCTAATGTTTTAGATTTCGTTAAAAACATTATGCATCCATTAAAAATGGAAGACATAAACATGATTGAAGGAATAATCACGATTAAGGGAACAGACACCAAAACAAAAGGATTAATGATTGGTGCAAGAGCCCAAAACCTTAGAAACTATGAAGACATAGTAAAAAAATACTTTGAGGAAATAAAAGAAATAAAAGTAGTGTGA
- a CDS encoding ribosomal L7Ae/L30e/S12e/Gadd45 family protein produces MNELKKLLESEKLIIGKERTMKLLKKGELQKVFIAKNLDEETKEDITRYAELNKTELEVLKINNDELGTFCRKPFSIAVIGLQK; encoded by the coding sequence ATGAACGAATTAAAAAAACTATTAGAATCAGAAAAACTAATAATAGGAAAAGAAAGAACAATGAAGCTCCTAAAAAAAGGAGAACTACAAAAAGTATTCATAGCTAAGAACTTAGACGAAGAAACAAAAGAAGACATAACTAGGTACGCTGAATTAAACAAAACAGAACTAGAAGTTTTAAAAATAAATAACGACGAACTAGGAACTTTTTGCAGAAAACCATTTTCAATAGCAGTAATAGGACTCCAAAAATGA
- a CDS encoding DNA-directed RNA polymerase subunit A'' (DNA-dependent RNA polymerase catalyzes the transcription of DNA into RNA using the four ribonucleoside triphosphates as substrates): MSDLKSIFKEYEDRLPLSILEEVEQNLPKDCKKDRLQKIMKNVEHEYLKSVSAPGECVGVISAESIGEPGTQMTLNTFHFAGVAEMNVTTGLPRLIEVLDGRKTISTEMMTIYLKKPYSEGKDIKILAESIKELTMNEFIKEVTINIAEANMIISLKEEKMNLLKMTSAKVVAVLKKSYKSFDFESKNNDIIVKQTGKDKDIITLYKLKEKIKTTSIHGVKGIKQVLPVKKNGEFILMTAGSNLKEILKLEFIDETRTYTNNLYEVEEFLGIEAARQLVIDELMKVIEAQGLNVNVRHIMLVADAMCMSGKLLGINRYGIVKEKPSVLARASFETPINHMINACLAGESDPLNSVIENVMINQPVPVGTGLPGLLVKAKKKK; encoded by the coding sequence ATGAGTGATTTAAAAAGCATATTCAAAGAATACGAAGATAGACTACCCTTATCAATCTTGGAGGAAGTAGAACAAAACTTACCAAAAGACTGCAAAAAAGACAGACTACAAAAAATAATGAAGAACGTAGAACACGAATACTTAAAGTCTGTTTCAGCACCAGGAGAATGCGTAGGGGTAATAAGCGCGGAATCAATAGGAGAACCAGGTACTCAGATGACTCTTAACACTTTTCACTTCGCAGGTGTAGCTGAGATGAACGTCACTACAGGTCTTCCTAGATTAATAGAAGTACTGGATGGAAGAAAAACTATTTCTACGGAGATGATGACTATTTACCTAAAAAAACCATACTCTGAAGGAAAAGACATTAAGATATTAGCAGAATCAATTAAAGAATTAACAATGAACGAGTTCATAAAAGAAGTAACAATAAACATCGCGGAAGCAAACATGATTATAAGCTTAAAAGAAGAAAAAATGAACTTGTTAAAAATGACTTCTGCTAAAGTAGTAGCGGTACTAAAAAAGTCATACAAATCATTTGATTTCGAATCAAAAAACAATGACATAATCGTGAAACAAACAGGGAAAGACAAAGACATAATAACTTTGTACAAATTAAAAGAAAAAATAAAAACCACGAGTATTCACGGCGTAAAAGGAATCAAACAAGTACTGCCTGTAAAGAAAAACGGAGAATTCATTTTAATGACTGCAGGATCTAATCTGAAAGAAATACTAAAACTAGAATTCATAGATGAAACAAGAACTTATACGAATAATTTATATGAAGTAGAAGAATTCTTAGGAATAGAAGCAGCTAGGCAACTAGTCATTGATGAATTAATGAAAGTTATCGAAGCACAAGGATTAAATGTTAATGTAAGACACATCATGTTAGTTGCAGATGCTATGTGTATGTCAGGGAAATTACTAGGAATAAACAGGTACGGAATAGTAAAAGAAAAACCATCCGTGCTAGCAAGAGCATCCTTTGAAACTCCGATAAATCATATGATTAATGCGTGCTTAGCGGGAGAATCAGATCCTCTTAATAGCGTCATAGAAAACGTCATGATAAATCAGCCAGTACCAGTAGGAACAGGATTGCCTGGATTATTGGTTAAAGCAAAAAAGAAAAAATAA
- a CDS encoding DNA-directed RNA polymerase subunit A': MSNEKPIYKYIGSIEFGLMSPKMIEKVAKAKVVTPELYDKEGYPVDGGLMDVRLGVIDPGLRCKTDGQRLKESFGHFGYLELARPVVHISFVPVILDLLRSTCKACGRILIPKEKIKQYSDILDKITLEQGLIERRDAIKLIIANLRTIQTCPYCKEKQSKISLEKPSTFVEEDRRLSPIQVRARLERISDEDLKVFGIKPDIARPEWMILTVLPIPPVTMRPSITLESGERSEDDLTHKLGDIVRINQRLFENINAGAPEIIIEDLWDLLQYHVTTFFDNEVANLPPARHRSNQPLKTLSSRIKSKEGRIRKNLAGKRTNFSARTVISPDPKLDINEVGVPSIIAKKLSVPERVTEWNIEYLKGFVERGNEDYPGANYVLRPDGKRKRITNETKEQLLEEIQPGFIVERHLMDGDIALFNRQPSLHRMSMMCHKVKVLPGLTLRLNPAVCAPYNADFDGDEMNIHIPQTEEARAEAETLMEVQTQIISPRYGLSIIACIQDSITGNYLLTRKGYEMKREDAIDLLASAGIEDFSKLPNKKVVTGKEVFSVVIPDDFDFVGKSKIASKNPEDPDAVVKIEKGKLISGVMDSANLGQGSGLLLRKLHQKYGEKEIVRLLRLINGLGAEMLLKRGFTSKISDMDLSEEAQIRVSQIITEAQKDVDKFIKQYSEGTLELLPGRSVEETIELRIIERLSKARNESGNIVEETAKQNSNTMHMIRSGARGNIINLAQMAACVGQQALRGGRIDKGYKDRSLSCFKKGDLSAVPRGFIKGGFKDGLKPHEMFFMAMTGRDSLMDTALRTPKSGYLYRRLANAMQDLKIEYDFTVRDASRKIVQFNYGEDGLDVSKTEGGKINVKSIIESTK; this comes from the coding sequence ATGAGTAACGAAAAACCAATATACAAATACATCGGATCAATCGAATTCGGCCTAATGTCGCCGAAAATGATAGAAAAAGTAGCAAAAGCAAAAGTAGTAACTCCTGAATTATACGACAAAGAAGGATACCCAGTAGACGGAGGACTAATGGATGTACGCCTCGGCGTAATAGACCCAGGACTAAGATGTAAAACAGACGGACAAAGACTAAAAGAAAGCTTTGGGCACTTCGGATACTTAGAACTAGCAAGACCAGTAGTTCACATATCTTTTGTTCCAGTAATACTAGATTTATTAAGATCAACATGTAAAGCTTGCGGAAGAATACTAATACCAAAAGAAAAAATAAAACAATACTCAGACATATTAGACAAAATAACATTAGAACAAGGACTAATAGAAAGAAGAGACGCAATAAAATTAATCATAGCTAATCTAAGAACAATACAAACATGTCCTTACTGTAAAGAAAAACAATCAAAGATATCACTAGAAAAACCATCAACGTTCGTAGAAGAAGATAGAAGATTATCTCCAATACAAGTAAGAGCAAGACTAGAAAGAATATCAGATGAAGACCTAAAAGTATTCGGAATAAAACCTGATATAGCGAGACCTGAATGGATGATACTAACAGTGTTACCAATACCGCCAGTAACAATGCGTCCAAGCATCACACTAGAAAGCGGAGAAAGAAGCGAAGATGATTTAACACACAAATTAGGAGACATCGTGCGTATAAACCAAAGATTATTTGAAAACATAAACGCGGGCGCACCAGAAATAATCATTGAAGACTTATGGGATTTATTACAATATCACGTAACAACGTTCTTCGATAACGAAGTAGCGAATCTACCTCCTGCGAGACACAGATCAAATCAACCATTAAAAACGTTATCATCAAGAATAAAAAGCAAAGAAGGAAGAATTCGTAAGAACCTAGCAGGAAAAAGAACGAATTTCTCAGCTAGAACAGTTATCAGTCCAGATCCTAAACTAGACATAAACGAAGTAGGAGTACCAAGTATTATAGCAAAGAAATTATCAGTTCCAGAAAGAGTCACTGAGTGGAACATAGAATACTTAAAAGGATTCGTAGAAAGAGGAAATGAAGATTACCCAGGAGCTAACTACGTTTTAAGACCTGACGGAAAAAGAAAACGCATAACTAATGAAACAAAAGAACAATTACTGGAAGAAATCCAACCAGGATTCATAGTTGAAAGACACTTAATGGATGGAGACATAGCACTATTCAACAGGCAACCAAGCCTGCATAGAATGAGTATGATGTGTCATAAAGTAAAAGTACTACCGGGACTAACACTAAGACTTAATCCTGCTGTTTGTGCACCATACAACGCTGACTTCGACGGGGACGAGATGAATATTCATATTCCTCAAACAGAAGAAGCAAGAGCAGAAGCAGAAACATTAATGGAAGTACAAACACAAATAATAAGTCCTAGGTATGGTTTAAGCATCATTGCGTGCATCCAAGACAGCATAACAGGTAATTATTTACTAACAAGAAAAGGATACGAAATGAAACGCGAAGACGCAATAGACTTATTAGCAAGCGCGGGAATAGAAGATTTCTCTAAGTTACCAAACAAGAAAGTAGTAACAGGGAAAGAAGTATTCTCAGTGGTGATACCTGACGATTTTGACTTCGTAGGAAAATCAAAAATAGCATCAAAGAACCCTGAGGATCCTGACGCAGTCGTGAAAATTGAGAAAGGAAAACTAATATCAGGAGTGATGGACTCTGCTAATCTTGGTCAAGGATCAGGACTATTATTAAGAAAATTGCACCAAAAATATGGAGAGAAAGAAATAGTAAGATTACTAAGATTAATCAACGGATTAGGAGCAGAAATGCTACTAAAAAGAGGATTTACATCTAAGATATCAGACATGGATCTAAGTGAAGAAGCACAAATAAGAGTTAGTCAGATAATAACAGAAGCACAAAAAGACGTGGATAAGTTCATTAAACAATATAGTGAAGGAACACTAGAATTATTACCTGGCAGATCCGTTGAAGAAACAATAGAACTAAGAATAATTGAGAGACTAAGCAAAGCAAGAAATGAATCAGGAAACATAGTGGAAGAAACAGCGAAACAAAACAGTAACACTATGCACATGATAAGAAGCGGAGCAAGAGGAAATATAATTAACTTAGCTCAAATGGCTGCTTGCGTAGGACAACAAGCGCTAAGAGGTGGAAGAATCGACAAAGGCTACAAAGACAGATCATTATCTTGCTTCAAGAAAGGAGATCTGAGCGCGGTCCCAAGAGGATTCATAAAAGGAGGATTCAAAGACGGATTAAAACCACACGAGATGTTCTTCATGGCAATGACAGGAAGAGACAGCTTAATGGATACCGCTCTAAGAACGCCTAAGTCAGGTTATTTATACAGAAGATTAGCGAACGCGATGCAAGACTTAAAAATAGAATACGATTTCACAGTAAGAGATGCATCAAGAAAAATCGTACAATTTAATTATGGAGAAGACGGATTAGACGTATCAAAAACTGAAGGCGGAAAAATAAACGTTAAATCAATAATAGAATCAACCAAATAA